One genomic window of Bactrocera dorsalis isolate Fly_Bdor chromosome 4, ASM2337382v1, whole genome shotgun sequence includes the following:
- the LOC125778209 gene encoding uncharacterized protein LOC125778209 — protein MPQTIYSDNATNFVGADRKLRELKEAFLSQSPEVMKLAAEEGFKFAFIPPRAPHFGGLWEAAVKSAKHLAVRAMGNVLLTAEELGTLLAEVEAILNSRPLAPLSQDPNDGEALTPAHLLIGCSLRALPPAQVSTDPIRYCERWQLVCCLKQQFWRQWSKTYITSLQQRNKWLHPKRNLQPGDLVLVHEDNTPPQQWALGRIAATVEGRDGKVRVADVATKAGTIKRPIHKLALLPVEVEGS, from the coding sequence atgccacagACGATATacagcgacaacgcaaccaacttcgtcggcgccgatcgcaagtTGCGCGAACTCAAAGAGGCGTTTCTGTCCCAGTCTCCGGAAGTAATGAAATTAGCCGCCGAAGAAGGGTTCAAATTCGCCTTTATACCACcgagggcgccgcacttcggcgggttaTGGGAGGCGGcagtgaagtccgccaaacacctCGCCGTGCGCGCAATGGGCAACGTACTGCTCACCGCCGAAGAACTAGGAACACTgctggccgaagtggaggccatcctcaactcGCGGCCCCTCGCACCGTTGAGCCAGgatcccaacgacggcgaagcATTGACTCCAGCACACCTGCTAATAGGGTGCTCCCTCCGAGCCTTACCACCGGCACAAGTGTCAACGGACCCGATTCGCtattgcgagagatggcaacttgtttgctgtctcaagcaacagttttggcgacagtggtccaaaacgtACATTACCAGTCTTCAGCagcgcaacaaatggctgcacCCGAAACGCAACCTGCAGCCCGGCGATCTCGTCCTCGTCCACGAAGACAACACGCCACCGCAGCAGTGGGCACTAGGACGAATCGCCGCAACCGTAGAAGGACGAGACGGAAAGGTGCGAGTGGCAGACGTGGCAACCAAGGCAGGCACCATTAAGCGCCCTATTCACAAGCTCGCCCTGCTGCCTGTCGAAGTTGAAGGAtcatga